From Methylopila sp. M107, a single genomic window includes:
- a CDS encoding ABC transporter ATP-binding protein: MTDVSDTYEHNADAEDAPPLLVLDNVERRYRQGETSVDVLAGASAVLGAGEVVALIAPSGAGKSTLLHVAGLLEKPDGGEVYLDGQPTVGLSDDARTALRRSHVGFVYQFHHLLPEFSALENVVMPQLIRGLSPREARERAAELLTYLGLGARLTHRPAELSGGEQQRVAIARAVANAPRLLLADEPTGNLDPTTSAYVFQTLTALARASGLAAIVATHNLELAATLDRRITLRDGVLVDA, encoded by the coding sequence GTGAGCGACACTTACGAACACAACGCTGACGCCGAGGATGCGCCGCCGCTGCTGGTGCTCGACAATGTCGAGCGCCGCTACCGGCAGGGCGAGACCTCGGTCGACGTGCTGGCCGGCGCGTCGGCCGTGCTGGGCGCCGGCGAAGTCGTGGCGCTGATCGCGCCCTCGGGCGCCGGCAAGTCGACCCTGCTGCATGTCGCTGGGCTTCTCGAGAAACCCGACGGCGGCGAGGTCTATCTGGACGGCCAGCCGACCGTTGGCCTGTCGGACGACGCCCGCACGGCGCTGCGGCGCAGCCATGTCGGCTTCGTCTACCAGTTCCACCACCTGTTGCCGGAATTCTCCGCGCTCGAGAACGTGGTGATGCCGCAGCTCATCCGCGGCCTGTCGCCAAGGGAAGCGCGCGAGCGGGCGGCCGAACTGCTGACCTATCTCGGTCTCGGCGCGCGCCTCACGCATCGGCCGGCGGAACTCTCCGGCGGCGAGCAGCAGCGCGTCGCGATCGCCCGCGCGGTCGCCAACGCCCCGCGTCTGCTGCTCGCCGACGAGCCGACCGGCAACCTCGACCCGACGACCTCGGCCTATGTGTTCCAGACCCTGACGGCGCTCGCCCGCGCCTCCGGGCTCGCCGCGATCGTCGCGACCCACAATCTGGAGCTCGCCGCGACGCTCGACCGCCGGATCACCCTGCGCGACGGCGTGCTGGTCGACGCTTGA